Proteins encoded together in one Chaetodon auriga isolate fChaAug3 chromosome 20, fChaAug3.hap1, whole genome shotgun sequence window:
- the cybc1 gene encoding cytochrome b-245 chaperone 1 homolog produces MGYMTVEEHSLTLLHLKRSPGIRSWSLLVGVASVGLAAAYYSSDSIFWKLFYVTGCLFVAMQNMEEWEEAVFDKTKNLIELKSSSLYTLVLTMWRKGQEKVVLDLEQLCDVCVQEERVRYLGKGYLLMLRLAAGFSYPLTQSATLGGRSDVEAVAALLKRFLGLEELQKRRQQEDQEEYGDEEEEDSLDNSSDSDIEGDEL; encoded by the exons ATGGGATACATGACAGTCGAGGAGCACAGCTTGACCCTGCTCCACCTGAAGAGATCACCAGGCATTCGTTCTTGGTCTCTTCTTGTCG GTGTAGCATCTGTTGGGTTGGCAGCAGCATACTATAGCTCAG ATAGCATCTTCTGGAAGCTTTTCTACGTGACTGGCTGCCTGTTTGTGGCCATGCAGAACATGGAGGAATGGGAGGAGGCTGTGTTTGACAAAACCAAGAACCTGATTGAACTCAAGAGCTCTAGCTTGTACACTTTAGTCCTAACAATGTGGAGGAAGGGCCAAGAAAAAG ttGTGTTGGATCTGGAGCAGTTGTGTGACGTCTGCGTCCAGGAAGAGAGGGTTCGCTATTTGGGGAAGGGTTACCTGCTGATGCTGCGACTGGCTGCAGGCTTCTCCTACCCTCTGACTCAGAGTGCCACACTGGGGGGACGCAG CGATGTGGAGGCAGTGGCTGCATTGCTGAAGCGCTTCCTGgggctggaggagctgcagaaacGCAGGCAGCAGGAGGACCAGGAAGAGTAtggagacgaggaggaagaggattcTTTGGACAACAGCAGCGATTCAGACATTGAAGGAGACGAACTCTGA